The genomic window GCCACTGAGGCTGTTATAGGTGCGGTCGCATATGGCTTCGCCGCATAGCCCGCAAACCTTCTCGCCCCGGAGGGGAGAGATGTCGCGACAGCGACAGTGAGGGGCGAGTCTATCCACACTGAAGCCCTCACGGGTCAGAAATGCTGATTCACCCTCACTCCCCCTTTCTGGGCATCTCTCCCACAAGCGGGAGAGAGTATCGGGAGCAAGCCGCAAGGTCATTGCCCGTTCCTCAAGGGGAGATTACGGGCTGAGAGATTTCGCTCTTACGCGACCGTGATCGGCTGGTCGGGGAAGGCGAGTTGTTCGCGCGCGCGCCATTCCGGAGTCACATAGTTGATGATCAGCGATTTGCGTACGCCCTGGATCGGGCGTTTCTCGAAACCGTGCCAGGTATTGTTGGAGGGCACGAAGATCATCGCGTAGTTCGGCGCGAACGGCGAGCGGCCGAAATGCTCTTCCCTGGAGACATAGATATCGGTTCCGAGCTCCTCGTGGCCGGGGCCATCTGAGAGATAGATCAGCAGGGTAAACAGCTTGACGCCGATATCGGTGTGCGGCTCCAGCCAGAAACCGTCGATATCCTGCGCGAATTCGATGCGAAGGCTCGAACCCTCGATATCGGTTTTGAAGGTATCCTGGATTGTCGACGCGACGGCGGGGTCCTGAAATGCCTCGGCGACAGAAGCGCAGCAGTCATATCGGGCGATATTGGGCTGGTCGAAATAATGCCGGCTCTTGTTGTGGACCTCGCGCGTGCCCGATACGCCGTCCAGTTCGGGCTTCGGGAAATCGAGCGACTGGATATCGTTCAGCAGGTCCGTCGGAAACATGTCCGCAAGCAGCCAGTGTCTATAGGGGGCGGCATTGGATTGGGCGCTCTTGAACGCCGATTTCACATGCTCTTGAACATTTCCGTAATCTGTCATTTCTAAACCATATACCTGTTTGATCAGCGCCATCGTAGCGTCAACGGCAAGGTCGCACAACCACTGCCGAAGTCGGTATCACTGCCCCGGCTTGCCGGTCTTTCCGGTGCGCCGCCCGCGACGCTTCTGTTCGCCGGGATCTTCGTAGGACCCGGCGCCGATCTTGCCGCGCTGAACGGGCTTGGCATTGCCGCCGAGCGGCTTTTCGGTGCGTCCGACGGTCATTTCGTCAAGATCGTTCTTGCGGAACAACGGGCGGGCGGTATCCGTGCCCGGGCCCATGTCGTCCAGCGAGGGCTTGGCGAAATAGCCGCTCGGAGCGGCGCTGCTTTCGGCCTGCCGCGATTCCTGCCGTTCGATCTTGTCGTCGAGACCCTGCAGTTCGGCCGCCTTGAGGCGCTTGATTTCGTCGCGGACGCGGGCGGCGGTCTCGAAATCGAGATCGGCCGCGGCATCGCGCATCTGCTTTTCAAGGGCGTCGAGATGGGTCTGAAGATTGTTGCCGACCAAGTGGCCGTCTGCCGCAAAGCCCTTGCCGCCCTTGGTGCTGATATCGGCGCGGACATGGTCGCGCTCATAGACCGAATCGAGAATATCGGAAATCCTGGCCTTGACCGATTCCGGGGTGATGCCGTGTTCCTCGTTATAGACGAGCTGCTTTTCGCGCCGGCGGCTGGTCTCGTCCATGGCCCTCTGCATCGAGCCGGTAATCCGGTCGGCATAAAGCACGACCTTGCCGTCGACATTGCGCGCAGCGCGGCCGATGGTCTGGATCAGCGAGGTTTCCGAGCGCAGGAAACCCTCCTTGTCGGCATCGAGGATGGCGACGAAGGCGCATTCGGGAATGTCGAGGCCCTCGCGCAGCAGGTTGATGCCGACCAGCACGTCGAAGGCGCCGAGCCGCAGGTCGCGGATGATCTCGATGCGCTCCAGCGTATCGATGTCGGAATGCATGTAGCGCACCCGGATGCCCTGTTCGTGCAGATATTCGGTCAGGTCCTCGGCCATCCGCTTGGTCAGCACGGTCACCAGCGTACGATAGCCCTTGGCCGAAACCTCGCGGATTTCGGACAGCACGTCATCGACCTGGGTCTTGGCTTCGCGGATTTCCACCGGCGGATCGATCAGCCCGGTCGGGCGGATCACCTGTTCTGCGAACACGCCGCCGGCCTCTTCCATCTCCCAGTTGCCGGGCGTCGCGGAGACGGCGACCGTATCCGGACGCATCGCGTCCCATTCCTCGAAGCGCAGCGGCCGGTTGTCCATGCAGGAGGGCAGGCGGAAACCGTATTCGGCCAGCGTCGCCTTGCGCCGGAAGTCGCCGCGATACATGCCGCCGATCTGCGGCACGGTGACGTGGCTTTCATCGATGAAGATCAGCGCATTGTCGGGAATATACTCGAACAGCGTCGGCGGCGGCTCGCCGGGGCGCCGACCGGTCAGATAGCGCGAATAGTTCTCGATGCCGGGACACGCGCCGGTCGCCTCCATCATCTCGATGTCGAATCGCGTACGCTGTTCGAGGCGCTGTGCTTCGAGAAGACGTCCAGCCTTTTCAAGCTCTTGAAGGCGCGCCTTCAACTCTTCCTTGATCGATTTTATCGCCGCGTTCAGCGTCGGGCGCGGGGTGACGTAGTGCGAATTGGCGTAGATCTTCACCGATTTCAGGTCGCCGGTCTTCTGCCCGGTGAGCGGATCGAATTCGGTGATCGAGTCGATCTCGTCGCCGAACATCGAAATCCGCCATGCCGCGTCCTCAAGGTGGGCGGGGAAGATCTCGATCGTGTCGCCGCGCACCCGGAACGAGCCGCGCTGGAAATCCATGTCGCGGCGCTTGTATTGCTGGGCCACGAGGTCGGCCAGCAGTTGCCGCTGGTCGAGCGTGTCGCCGACCGCCATCTGGAAGGTCATGGCGGTGTAGGTCTCGACCGAGCCGATACCGTAGATGCAGGACACCGAAGCGATGATGATGCAGTCGTCGCGCTCCAGAATGGCGCGGGTGGCGGCGTGGCGCATCCGGTCGATTTGCTCGTTGATCGAGGATTCCTTCTCGATATAGGTGTCGGAGCGCGGCACATAGGCTTCCGGCTGGTAGTAATCGTAGTAGGAAACGAAATACTCGACGGCGTTGTCGGGAAAGAAGTTCCTGAATTCCGAATAGAGCTGGGCGGCGAGCGTCTTGTTCGGGGCGAGAATCACGGCCGGGCGCTGGGTTTCCTCGATCACCTTGGCCATGGTGAAGGTCTTGCCGGAGCCGGTGACGCCGAGCAGAACCTGGTTGCGGTCCCCGGATTTCAGGCCTTCGACGAGGTCGCGGATCGCGGTCGGCTGGTCGCCGGAGGGCTTGTATTCCGTGACCATGCGGATCGGGATGCCGCCCTCGGACTTTTCCGGGCGCTCCGGCCGGTGCGGGGTCCAGATCTTGCCGTTCTTGAACAGCGGGTTGCCGCTTTCGATCAGGCTGGAGAGCGCATCCACGGTGGCGGTGACGCCGCCCTGTGCAAGGTTCTGGGCGTCCTCCAGCGAAACATCGACGCCTGCGACCGGGTTGAGGCCGGCGGCGGCGCGAGTCTTGGGATCGGAGGAGCCCCCGATCGATACGCCGCGCGCGGTCCGGCTGGCCGTTGCGCCGCCGCTTTCGGCGGCCTTGCGGCGATGTTTGCCGGCTTTCGAGGCGAGCTTGCGCTGCGAATCGACGGTCTCTGCCTCTGCCTCTTTCTCCAGCCCGGCAAGCCAGTCCGACATCGATCCTTCAAAAGGAGCGCCTTCGAACGGTGCCTGGGGCGCTTCCTCGAACCCAGATTTGCTGGGGGATTTCTTGGGTGATCTGGCCATCGGTCGAATATGGGGAACTAGCCTGCAAAAGAAAAGGGCGTTGCGTTGGAACAAAAGTAGAACTTTTGCAGCGATTCGGTCAAGTTTTGCTGTTGAATTTTCTGATGCCGGTTTCAGATGTTTGCGCTAAGAACGCTGGCAGCTGCATTGGCGGCCGTGTCTCCGGAGAAAATTCATGCCCTTTTCGCTTTCGCCTGCGGCCATCTGGCCGGTTGTGATGCTGGTCTGCTCGAACGTGTTCATGACCTTTGCATGGTACGGTCATCTGAAATTCAAAAGCGCACCGCTGCTGCTCGTGATCATCGTCGCGTGGGGGATCGCTTTTTTCGAATACTGCCTCGCGGTTCCGGCCAACAGGATCGGCGCGTCGGTATACTCGACCGCGCAGTTGAAGACGATCCAGGAGATCATCACGCTGCTGGTGTTTTCCGGCTTCTCGGTGTTGTGGCTGAAGGAGGCTATCACCATCAACCATGTCATCGGTTTCGCGCTGATTGCGCTCGGCGCGGCGTTCATCTTCCGCGCATGAGCGATCATTGATGTAAACGACGTCGAATGGACTGGCTTGGCCCGGCCTGTCATGCCTCCGGCGGCACCACCGCGGGCTTGCCGCTGTCATCCATCGCCACCATCACGAACTGCGCGGCGGTCACCTGTTCCCGGTTCGGCATGCGATGGCGGTGGACCCAGGCTTCGACATGGACCGTCATCGAGGTCCGTCCGACCCTCTCGAACGAGGTGTAGACGCAGAGCGTATCACCGACCTTGACCGGCTGTTCGAACGCCATCGAATTCACGGCGGCGGTGACGGTCCTGTTCGCGGCGCGCTCGGAGGAGGCCA from Martelella sp. NC20 includes these protein-coding regions:
- a CDS encoding 2OG-Fe(II) oxygenase, translating into MTDYGNVQEHVKSAFKSAQSNAAPYRHWLLADMFPTDLLNDIQSLDFPKPELDGVSGTREVHNKSRHYFDQPNIARYDCCASVAEAFQDPAVASTIQDTFKTDIEGSSLRIEFAQDIDGFWLEPHTDIGVKLFTLLIYLSDGPGHEELGTDIYVSREEHFGRSPFAPNYAMIFVPSNNTWHGFEKRPIQGVRKSLIINYVTPEWRAREQLAFPDQPITVA
- the uvrB gene encoding excinuclease ABC subunit UvrB, yielding MARSPKKSPSKSGFEEAPQAPFEGAPFEGSMSDWLAGLEKEAEAETVDSQRKLASKAGKHRRKAAESGGATASRTARGVSIGGSSDPKTRAAAGLNPVAGVDVSLEDAQNLAQGGVTATVDALSSLIESGNPLFKNGKIWTPHRPERPEKSEGGIPIRMVTEYKPSGDQPTAIRDLVEGLKSGDRNQVLLGVTGSGKTFTMAKVIEETQRPAVILAPNKTLAAQLYSEFRNFFPDNAVEYFVSYYDYYQPEAYVPRSDTYIEKESSINEQIDRMRHAATRAILERDDCIIIASVSCIYGIGSVETYTAMTFQMAVGDTLDQRQLLADLVAQQYKRRDMDFQRGSFRVRGDTIEIFPAHLEDAAWRISMFGDEIDSITEFDPLTGQKTGDLKSVKIYANSHYVTPRPTLNAAIKSIKEELKARLQELEKAGRLLEAQRLEQRTRFDIEMMEATGACPGIENYSRYLTGRRPGEPPPTLFEYIPDNALIFIDESHVTVPQIGGMYRGDFRRKATLAEYGFRLPSCMDNRPLRFEEWDAMRPDTVAVSATPGNWEMEEAGGVFAEQVIRPTGLIDPPVEIREAKTQVDDVLSEIREVSAKGYRTLVTVLTKRMAEDLTEYLHEQGIRVRYMHSDIDTLERIEIIRDLRLGAFDVLVGINLLREGLDIPECAFVAILDADKEGFLRSETSLIQTIGRAARNVDGKVVLYADRITGSMQRAMDETSRRREKQLVYNEEHGITPESVKARISDILDSVYERDHVRADISTKGGKGFAADGHLVGNNLQTHLDALEKQMRDAAADLDFETAARVRDEIKRLKAAELQGLDDKIERQESRQAESSAAPSGYFAKPSLDDMGPGTDTARPLFRKNDLDEMTVGRTEKPLGGNAKPVQRGKIGAGSYEDPGEQKRRGRRTGKTGKPGQ
- a CDS encoding DMT family protein, coding for MPFSLSPAAIWPVVMLVCSNVFMTFAWYGHLKFKSAPLLLVIIVAWGIAFFEYCLAVPANRIGASVYSTAQLKTIQEIITLLVFSGFSVLWLKEAITINHVIGFALIALGAAFIFRA
- a CDS encoding acyl-CoA thioesterase; amino-acid sequence: MNDEKSPNGNLTMRTVAMPANANPSGDIFGGWVMSQMDLAAYVASSERAANRTVTAAVNSMAFEQPVKVGDTLCVYTSFERVGRTSMTVHVEAWVHRHRMPNREQVTAAQFVMVAMDDSGKPAVVPPEA